A window of the Pseudoalteromonas sp. A25 genome harbors these coding sequences:
- the secF gene encoding protein translocase subunit SecF, with amino-acid sequence MQLLNLKGTIRFMSARKLTMAFSALLIVASIASMAIRGLNFGLDFTGGTAVEVGFAQPADLKNIRDVLANNGFADASVQLFGTSQEVLVRLAPRGDDVKAEVIGNQLIAALKEADSSVEMRRIEFVGPSVGEDLKEQGGLAMLTALICILIYVAFRFEWRFAVGAVAALFHDVILTMGLFSLLDLEFDLTILAAILAVIGYSLNDTIVVSDRIRENFRKVRIDDTLEIINISLTQTLNRTLVTSITTILVLVALFVWGGQTIHGFATALLFGVFIGTYSSVYVASSVAVAMGVSKEDLIPVEVEKEGADLDAMP; translated from the coding sequence ATGCAGTTATTAAACTTAAAAGGCACTATCCGCTTTATGTCGGCGAGAAAGCTTACGATGGCTTTCTCTGCTTTGCTGATAGTTGCCTCAATTGCCTCAATGGCCATAAGAGGATTGAACTTCGGTTTGGATTTTACGGGCGGTACCGCGGTTGAAGTGGGTTTTGCACAACCTGCGGATCTAAAAAATATTCGTGATGTATTGGCTAACAACGGTTTTGCAGATGCATCAGTGCAACTATTTGGTACCAGCCAAGAAGTATTGGTGCGTTTAGCACCTCGTGGTGACGATGTTAAAGCCGAAGTCATTGGTAATCAGCTTATAGCCGCGCTAAAAGAAGCTGATAGCAGTGTAGAGATGCGCCGTATTGAGTTTGTTGGGCCAAGTGTTGGTGAAGACTTGAAAGAGCAGGGTGGCTTAGCGATGCTCACCGCTTTGATTTGTATCTTGATATATGTTGCATTTCGCTTTGAATGGCGTTTTGCTGTTGGTGCTGTTGCGGCACTATTTCACGATGTTATCTTGACCATGGGTTTGTTCTCATTATTGGATTTAGAGTTTGATTTAACGATACTAGCAGCGATTTTGGCGGTGATCGGTTACTCGCTGAACGATACTATTGTAGTGTCAGATCGTATCCGTGAGAACTTCAGAAAAGTACGTATTGATGACACGTTGGAGATCATCAATATCTCTTTAACGCAAACTCTTAATCGTACGTTAGTTACTTCAATTACTACTATCTTGGTATTGGTAGCACTATTTGTATGGGGCGGACAAACCATTCATGGTTTTGCTACTGCATTGCTATTTGGTGTTTTCATTGGTACTTATTCTTCAGTTTATGTTGCCAGCTCAGTTGCCGTTGCGATGGGTGTGAGCAAAGAGGACTTGATCCCAGTAGAAGTTGAAAAAGAAGGCGCAGATCTAGACGCAATGCCTTAG
- the secD gene encoding protein translocase subunit SecD: protein MLNKYPMWKYLLVLAVLAVGILYATPNLYGRDPAIQVSGTKGASADLSVLDQVNNTLAKNNITVKSSALEKGQVLVRFKNVEEQLKAQDLLRANLSEDYISAINMSPAQPEWLKNLGGNPMKLGLDLSGGVHFTMEVDMVTALDNALETMEQDFKSDLRGEKLRYRSVRRVAGSDRLQVTMRDASDKDAAERFLQSRYPLYNFIDDSSNDVAFYASLSDQKFKEIRDYAIKQNETIIRNRINQLGVAEPNVQRQGAERIIVQLPGVQDTARAKEILGATATLEFREVDENADVRAAAQGRIPPGTEVINHKDGYPVVLKKRIILEGSHITGAQSGMDEYQRPQVSINLDSKGGAKMNAFTKRAIGKRMATVFIEYKPSGKKDANGKALPPIKVEEVINVATIQARLNNSFRITGIDNPAEAHNLSLLLRAGALVAPIQIVEERTVGPSLGQENIDAGMTAVALGFAFVLAFMLAYYKGFGLVANLALAANLVLIVGVMSMIPGATLTLPGIAGIVLTVGMAVDANVLIFERIREELLDGRSPQQAVHHGYDSAFSTIFDANITTLIAAIILFSVGTGPIAGFAVTLAIGIITSMFTAIVGTRAVINLCIGGKRVEKLSI, encoded by the coding sequence GTGTTAAATAAGTATCCAATGTGGAAATACTTGCTGGTACTTGCTGTGTTAGCAGTGGGCATTTTATATGCGACACCAAACTTGTATGGTCGTGATCCGGCCATACAAGTGTCTGGCACCAAAGGTGCCAGTGCTGATTTAAGCGTACTAGATCAAGTTAACAACACACTTGCAAAGAACAACATCACAGTAAAGTCATCAGCACTTGAAAAGGGTCAAGTGCTTGTCCGTTTTAAAAATGTTGAAGAGCAACTCAAAGCACAGGATCTTCTGCGTGCTAACTTAAGTGAAGATTACATTTCAGCGATTAACATGAGCCCAGCGCAACCTGAGTGGTTGAAGAACTTGGGTGGTAATCCAATGAAGTTGGGTCTGGATCTGAGTGGGGGTGTTCACTTCACTATGGAAGTGGATATGGTGACAGCGCTTGATAATGCGCTTGAAACGATGGAGCAAGATTTTAAGAGTGATTTACGTGGTGAAAAATTGCGCTATCGCTCAGTGCGTCGTGTAGCTGGTAGTGACAGGTTGCAGGTAACTATGCGTGATGCAAGTGATAAAGACGCCGCAGAACGTTTTTTACAGAGTCGCTACCCACTATATAACTTTATTGATGATAGCAGCAACGATGTCGCATTTTACGCCAGTTTGAGCGACCAAAAGTTCAAAGAAATTCGTGACTATGCTATCAAGCAAAACGAAACAATTATTCGTAACCGTATTAACCAGCTAGGTGTTGCTGAGCCAAATGTACAACGTCAAGGTGCTGAGCGTATCATCGTGCAACTTCCGGGTGTACAAGACACAGCAAGAGCGAAGGAAATCTTAGGGGCTACTGCAACGCTTGAGTTTCGTGAAGTAGATGAAAACGCAGATGTAAGAGCCGCTGCTCAGGGCCGTATACCGCCAGGCACTGAAGTGATTAATCATAAAGATGGTTATCCCGTGGTATTAAAAAAGCGCATTATTCTAGAAGGGAGCCATATTACTGGTGCCCAATCTGGAATGGATGAGTACCAACGCCCGCAAGTGAGCATCAACCTTGATAGCAAAGGGGGTGCAAAAATGAATGCATTCACTAAGCGTGCTATCGGTAAGCGCATGGCTACGGTATTTATTGAATACAAACCATCAGGTAAAAAAGATGCTAATGGCAAAGCTCTGCCACCGATTAAAGTGGAAGAAGTGATAAATGTTGCCACCATTCAAGCGCGTTTAAATAATTCATTCCGTATTACCGGCATCGATAACCCAGCTGAAGCACATAACTTAAGTTTGTTACTACGTGCAGGTGCTTTAGTGGCGCCAATTCAAATCGTAGAAGAGCGTACAGTAGGGCCAAGCTTAGGTCAGGAAAATATTGATGCGGGCATGACCGCGGTCGCACTTGGCTTTGCGTTCGTACTAGCTTTCATGTTGGCTTACTACAAAGGTTTTGGTTTAGTGGCTAATTTAGCATTGGCTGCAAACCTTGTATTGATCGTTGGTGTGATGTCGATGATCCCAGGTGCAACGCTCACTTTACCAGGTATTGCAGGTATTGTATTGACTGTTGGTATGGCGGTAGATGCAAACGTACTTATATTCGAACGAATTCGCGAAGAGTTACTCGATGGACGTAGCCCGCAGCAAGCGGTACACCATGGTTATGACAGCGCATTTAGCACCATTTTCGATGCCAATATTACAACGCTGATCGCGGCAATTATTCTGTTCTCTGTAGGAACCGGGCCAATTGCAGGATTCGCTGTAACACTGGCAATTGGTATTATCACATCCATGTTTACAGCCATCGTTGGCACCCGTGCGGTGATCAACCTATGTATTGGTGGTAAACGTGTAGAGAAGCTTTCTATCTAG